In Ananas comosus cultivar F153 linkage group 10, ASM154086v1, whole genome shotgun sequence, the sequence TTTAGTTGAACTAATTTAGTTAcagattttaataattttgttgtATTGGGAAGTAAGTTCATTAATTTTGatgcctttatatatattttgtcaaATAAAACTAAGTCTCTTTATATACTATACCATTCGAAGTGTTTACTCGAGCACTACTTTATTCCATAAAAAACATCTCGGCATCAGGATCTTGGGTGAATGCGTGTGTCATTAATCTTCCtctaggatttttatttttaactaggatttttatttttaggctaACACATGATTAATtagggtataaaaaatatataaattttttcctAACATTTTCAAATCAGATCTAGAAAAAgggagatgaaaaaaaaaacgagatcCAAAACTAAATTAATAAGAATCAAAAATACCAAAGTGCCTGCTAAGCATGTTCCGTAGAAAGATTGCAACTAAATGAAACAAGACATGGCTTCAGATCTGACGAAGTTTGCAACAGATCTGTAATCAATATGTGAAAAAGAGGCATAAACACTCCTTAAATCgacgaaaaattgaaaaaaaaaaaaaaaaaaaaaaaaaaaaaaaatccaaatcgGATCTAACTTCAATTCGAAAACAAGGGTTTTAGCAAGAGAGAAGAAGTGATTAAATATGTATGCGAAAATGatgaatggagggaaggagattgCGAAGATTACCTGCAAGGACGAAGCAGTAGAAAAGGATTGGTGTTCGTGCGCgcgcgtgcgagagagagagagagagggggaaacaatttttttttttaagattggtagcacgttacctgttttttacttagaaataaatttagctaaaaatgtaaatcaattaggattcgaattcgagacctcgggtaccaaccactaaaccctttgccacttgtactAGGGACGGTAGGTGGGAAACAATGTTGTTAATAGGGTTTCGAGGCATTGGAGgctaaaattgttattttacatataataatatacaatatTACTCTTTTCAGTAATCCAAGAtacataatttttcgatataatCTTGCACATTTTAAACCAAATTTAGTAATTCTGACATAATTACTTATAATTCTGCCAAGATAAtccgaaccaaatgcaccctaaggtggggttaacaaaccccaccccTCCCATGAAACTGAGATGGGATTAACTGTGAGACcctagatagtcctatatatgagatataatagggctaaactcttaacccggcttaagcattttgggtggtggcaaggcccaagaggttaagagagttaagcgtgctaggacgggagtagtcctaggatgggtgaccccctgtaAGTTGGGCGTCACATTAACTAATCccaccaaaatttaaattttaaatttatattttaaattttaaattttttttaaatttaaaaatttgtaatcttaaaattaaatttataattataaattataaattataaatcttaaattagtatttttaattttttaaatttaaaatttgatatttgatatttttaaatttaaatttaattttaaattttaaatttagaactttaaatttttgaatttgaagtttacaaatttaaattttattttgaatttttaatttttaaagatatatatttaaattttaaatataaaattttaaattttaaattcaaatataataagcaatattattattttctatttataactacttaatattcttcttattccatctcatctattcaaatgctatttttttatatttatctttttatttaataataaaattacaaaataaaatagatataaagTTACGAATCATATTGTTTCatggctaatttgcataaaaaatccacttattttgggcttttgcaaaatcgggtcacctttttcatttttgcagattcggtccgctttttcagcaaactgaccaaaatacccttattactttttctctttcctctttctctctcctcttcgttttctcgttcttttttttttccgccggaaaaaaaaagcaaaggcCAAgcggagcaattttttcttctcttttttttttcttcttcttcttcctcctgctgaagtaccttttttttttccctcttcttttcttcttcttcttcttcttcttcttccctcctcGTGACCGGCTGTTCGAGTCCTGGCTCCACCCGGCCCAGTACCGCACTCGCCTCTGCAAGGACGAGATCGGCTGCGCCCGCCGCGTCTGCTTCTTCGCCCACAAGCCCGACGAGCTCCACGCCGTCAACCCTTCCCTCGCCTCCGTCTCCGCCGGCCtcgccctcccctcccctcgcctccacgacgccgccgccgccgccgccctcatcCTCTTCCAGCCAGCAGTAGCAGAAACCCTGCCGCGCCGTCGCGTCGTCATCCCCCTCTCGTGCCTGCGCCTGGCGCGAGCCCCACCCGCGGCGCTCCGCCCTCCCCCGCGTGCACCGTTAATGATGCTAATTACAACCATTACACATTAATGGCTgctaatggtgtaatttcaccattaaatggttgtaatggtgcaccatacACATTAAACGgtttaattacaccattaatggtgaaattacaccataaTGTGAAATTACGACCATTACACcgattaatggtgtaatggtgtaattacacgttatatggtgtaatggtgaccattacaccattatgaAGAACGCCCGGCCAGCCGCGACAGCGAGCCCGCGCGAGGCCGCCGGTCGACGTGCGCCTCCTCGTGGCCAACCGGGACGGAGAGCGAGGCGTTGCGGTGCACCGCCCGCCAACCTCTAAGCCTCGGCGACCCAGACCTCCCCGTGCCtccgctcgaccccgacgcccgCCAGGCCGCCGCGCACCGGCCCGTGCGGCCGCGCGCCCCGAGCTCCGGGCAAGCCTCTGGCCGTCGGGCTCGGGCGCCATCGCCGCTGGCAGAGCTTCGCCGCCGCGCATCTGCCGCCGTTCGACGCGCCCCGCCACCCCCCGCCCGCGGCCTCGTTCGCCTGCGCCGCCCCCCCCGCCGCCCGCGCCCTCGAGATCCGCCGGGCTACGGAATCGACACCGCGGCATCCTCGCCTTCTTCTCCCTCCCAAAACCCCTAAGCGTCTCCTCCCCCGGCCCCCGCACGGCCGCTGGGTGGCCTCTCCGGCGCCGCCACCTCGCCTCCCCACCTCGCCGCCGGGGGCGGCGGCGTCGCGACCGGGATGCGCGATGCTGCGGACAACCCGCGCACGCGTGCGGTACGGCCCCGACGCGGACCGTGGCGGTGAGCGAGGGAGGCGTCTCCTTCGCCCCGCTGTACTGTTTACTGCTTTGCTTCGGCCTTCTGCTTACTGGGAGAAGTCGAGGACATGGTCGGAAGGGAAGAGGATTCTGGAGAAACGAGGACATTGGTCGGAGGGGAGGAGGCAGGGGCCTATCATCCAGGCAGAGCGGTAGCGCATCTTCACTGCCGGCGGCGCCACCGCCGGCGCGGCGAGCCATGCTTACACTCAGGCGGCGCCGGAGCTCCACCCGCGGCTCCCTCCGCGGGACACGTGCACCTATAACGGTGTAATTCACCATACACCAATTAATTACCCACCTTACACcgattaatggtgtaatggaattacaccattaacggtgTAAGGTTAACCATTAATGTGTTAATTTCACCCAATTAATGGTGTATGGTACATCATATAATATGATGCtaaatggtgcaccattacactcaATATAATGCGATATAATTTACACCATTAACACCATTAGACGCAATAGAAGAAGCCAGCCCCAGCACGCCCGCGTGCCCTCCCGCCGCCGCTTGCGCACCCGCCCGCTGAACCAATTTACACCATTACAAAGAGAAGCCGCCGGGCCGTCCGGAGATCGCGACGGCGGCCGACGC encodes:
- the LOC109716673 gene encoding atherin-like, which codes for MAANGVISPLNERPASRDSEPARGRRSTCASSWPTGTESEALRCTARQPLSLGDPDLPVPPLDPDARQAAAHRPVRPRAPSSGQASGRRARAPSPLAELRRRASAAVRRAPPPPARGLVRLRRPPRRPRPRDPPGYGIDTAASSPSSPSQNP